A single Anopheles arabiensis isolate DONGOLA chromosome X, AaraD3, whole genome shotgun sequence DNA region contains:
- the LOC120906678 gene encoding uncharacterized protein LOC120906678 isoform X1, with product MGDNKPPKRGFGFGCRETPDIYDKFLQELGYYRKHTALDTSSLFRVVSEQQHGIQKYHEKVRKDCVMYMHSHKAQFVKDIKWGFEAYMNNMSRMRTHGTLLELKALALLYNANVLLFEPFAEAKWFLHSAANDTVWRVFYGRNNHFDSIYTTEYMINMAECQSIVYDILYTRVLGVPDVQYAVERMLHDPDDTKTTYSEDEEGRQIATTEDGRQLVLSQPHETKCVLIYSHLCHFHNSTSFDAIQRFFAVYGSDEGYRVYIGPHVRRGAKKSNPLLADAKLSCVRQLLEMCITPFPYKVAKALDRNIYRNVEFDVWYEIRAEKWSAFFLEQMGNKEDGAKSIQDMKQIIPSGEIMHEGYRRGGERVRFANTQHPFIESTVVKDVTGIVSEQDPSAQHVHPFGVADPHLSLAPYPIPQYYLPSPDQYGGINTVSVMACDQAQLAYGDTNGRQPSPRLGGCVFHPVYPTATTPLNFTAPPGLSQQQPPPPPSMLANNDQQLATTEQPPQQQLPFVASSAMHQMTNDFLLLYDLYQQQLLQQQQQQQSDSQSQPQQITPYAPIAGHAPYIHGCFYHCVPNGADANNPGTLAVPYDTSNPYNSPPPVGGNPYWPNI from the exons ATGGGTGACAACAAACCGCCCAAGCGTGGATTCGGCTTCGGGTGCCGGGAGACGCCCGACATTTATGACAAATTTCTTCAGGAGCTCGGATACTACCGCAAGCACACGGCGTTGGATACGTCCTCGCTGTTCCGTGTCGTTtccgagcagcagcacggcatCCAGAAATACCATGAGAAAGTTCGCAAGGACTGCGTAATGTACATGCACAGCCACAAGGCACAATTCGTAAAG GACATAAAGTGGGGATTCGAAGCATACATGAACAATATGAGCCGGATGCGCACACACGGCACCCTGCTGGAGCTGAAGGCCTTGGCGCTGCTTTACAA CGCCAATGTGCTCCTGTTCGAACCGTTCGCCGAGGCTAAGTGGTTCCTGCACAGCGCGGCCAACGATACGGTTTGGCGAGTTTTCTACGGCCGAAACAATCATTTCGATTCAATTTACACCACGGAATACATGATCAATATGGCCGAATGTCAAT CGATAGTGTACGACATACTGTACACCAGGGTGCTGGGCGTGCCGGACGTGCAGTACGCCGTCGAGCGGATGCTGCACGATCCCGACGACACGAAGACCACGTACAGCGAGGATGAGGAGGGTCGCCAGATCGCCACCACCGAGGATGGCCGCCAACTGGTGCTGAGCCAGCCGCACGAAACCAAGTGCGTGCTGATCTATTCGCACCTGTGCCACTTTCACAACAGCACCAGCTTCGACGCGATCCAGCGGTTCTTTGCCGTGTACGGTTCGGACGAGGGGTACCGGGTGTACATTGGGCCGCACGTGCGCCGCGGCGCGAAGAAGTCGAACCCGCTGCTGGCGGACGCGAAGCTTTCCTGCGTCCGGCAGCTGCTGGAAATGTGCATCACGCCGTTCCCGTACAAGGTGGCCAAAGCGCTCGATCGCAACATCTACCGTAACGTGGAGTTCGACGTGTGGTACGAAATACGGGCGGAGAAGTGGAGTGCTTTCTTTTTGGAG CAGATGGGAAACAAAGAAGATGGCGCTAAAAGCATCCAAGACATGAAACAAATCATACCGTCCGGTGAAATTATGCATGAAG GCTATCGTAGAGGAGGCGAGCGTGTTCGATTCGCCAACACCCAACACCCATTCATAGAATCGACAGTGGTGAAGGACGTCACCGGGATCGTGTCGGAACAGGACCCCTCGGCACAGCATGTGCATCCGTTCGGTGTAGCCGATCCGCACCTATCACTCGCACCGTATCCAATTCCCCAGTACTATCTCCCGTCGCCGGACCAGTACGGCGGCATCAACACGGTTAGTGTGATGGCCTGCGACCAGGCGCAACTGGCTTACGGCGACACCAACGGACGGCAGCCATCACCCAGGCTGGGGGGTTGCGTGTTTCATCCAGTCTACCCTACTGCGACCACTCCACTG aATTTCACTGCTCCGCCCGGACTGagtcagcagcagccgcctcCGCCGCCATCCATGTTGGCAAACAACGACCAACAGCTGGCAACAACAGAACAGCCACCACAGCAACAACTGCCCTTTGTGGCAAGCTCCGCGATGCATCAAATGACAAACGATTTTTTGCTACTGTACGATCTCTATCAAcaacagctgctgcagcagcagcagcaacagcaatcaGACTCGCAATCACAACCGCAGCAGATCACCCCGTACGCACCAATTGCTGGTCATGCGCCGTACATACATGGGTGCTTCTATCACTGCGTACCGAATGGGGCTGATGCCAACA ATCCTGGCACGTTAGCTGTTCCGTACGATACGAGCAATCCGTACAATTCGCCGCCACCGGTTGGCGGTAATCCATATTGGCCCAACATTTGA
- the LOC120906678 gene encoding protein ovarian tumor locus-like isoform X2 → MGDNKPPKRGFGFGCRETPDIYDKFLQELGYYRKHTALDTSSLFRVVSEQQHGIQKYHEKVRKDCVMYMHSHKAQFVKDIKWGFEAYMNNMSRMRTHGTLLELKALALLYNANVLLFEPFAEAKWFLHSAANDTVWRVFYGRNNHFDSIYTTEYMINMAECQSIVYDILYTRVLGVPDVQYAVERMLHDPDDTKTTYSEDEEGRQIATTEDGRQLVLSQPHETKCVLIYSHLCHFHNSTSFDAIQRFFAVYGSDEGYRVYIGPHVRRGAKKSNPLLADAKLSCVRQLLEMCITPFPYKVAKALDRNIYRNVEFDVWYEIRAEKWSAFFLEMGNKEDGAKSIQDMKQIIPSGEIMHEGYRRGGERVRFANTQHPFIESTVVKDVTGIVSEQDPSAQHVHPFGVADPHLSLAPYPIPQYYLPSPDQYGGINTVSVMACDQAQLAYGDTNGRQPSPRLGGCVFHPVYPTATTPLNFTAPPGLSQQQPPPPPSMLANNDQQLATTEQPPQQQLPFVASSAMHQMTNDFLLLYDLYQQQLLQQQQQQQSDSQSQPQQITPYAPIAGHAPYIHGCFYHCVPNGADANNPGTLAVPYDTSNPYNSPPPVGGNPYWPNI, encoded by the exons ATGGGTGACAACAAACCGCCCAAGCGTGGATTCGGCTTCGGGTGCCGGGAGACGCCCGACATTTATGACAAATTTCTTCAGGAGCTCGGATACTACCGCAAGCACACGGCGTTGGATACGTCCTCGCTGTTCCGTGTCGTTtccgagcagcagcacggcatCCAGAAATACCATGAGAAAGTTCGCAAGGACTGCGTAATGTACATGCACAGCCACAAGGCACAATTCGTAAAG GACATAAAGTGGGGATTCGAAGCATACATGAACAATATGAGCCGGATGCGCACACACGGCACCCTGCTGGAGCTGAAGGCCTTGGCGCTGCTTTACAA CGCCAATGTGCTCCTGTTCGAACCGTTCGCCGAGGCTAAGTGGTTCCTGCACAGCGCGGCCAACGATACGGTTTGGCGAGTTTTCTACGGCCGAAACAATCATTTCGATTCAATTTACACCACGGAATACATGATCAATATGGCCGAATGTCAAT CGATAGTGTACGACATACTGTACACCAGGGTGCTGGGCGTGCCGGACGTGCAGTACGCCGTCGAGCGGATGCTGCACGATCCCGACGACACGAAGACCACGTACAGCGAGGATGAGGAGGGTCGCCAGATCGCCACCACCGAGGATGGCCGCCAACTGGTGCTGAGCCAGCCGCACGAAACCAAGTGCGTGCTGATCTATTCGCACCTGTGCCACTTTCACAACAGCACCAGCTTCGACGCGATCCAGCGGTTCTTTGCCGTGTACGGTTCGGACGAGGGGTACCGGGTGTACATTGGGCCGCACGTGCGCCGCGGCGCGAAGAAGTCGAACCCGCTGCTGGCGGACGCGAAGCTTTCCTGCGTCCGGCAGCTGCTGGAAATGTGCATCACGCCGTTCCCGTACAAGGTGGCCAAAGCGCTCGATCGCAACATCTACCGTAACGTGGAGTTCGACGTGTGGTACGAAATACGGGCGGAGAAGTGGAGTGCTTTCTTTTTGGAG ATGGGAAACAAAGAAGATGGCGCTAAAAGCATCCAAGACATGAAACAAATCATACCGTCCGGTGAAATTATGCATGAAG GCTATCGTAGAGGAGGCGAGCGTGTTCGATTCGCCAACACCCAACACCCATTCATAGAATCGACAGTGGTGAAGGACGTCACCGGGATCGTGTCGGAACAGGACCCCTCGGCACAGCATGTGCATCCGTTCGGTGTAGCCGATCCGCACCTATCACTCGCACCGTATCCAATTCCCCAGTACTATCTCCCGTCGCCGGACCAGTACGGCGGCATCAACACGGTTAGTGTGATGGCCTGCGACCAGGCGCAACTGGCTTACGGCGACACCAACGGACGGCAGCCATCACCCAGGCTGGGGGGTTGCGTGTTTCATCCAGTCTACCCTACTGCGACCACTCCACTG aATTTCACTGCTCCGCCCGGACTGagtcagcagcagccgcctcCGCCGCCATCCATGTTGGCAAACAACGACCAACAGCTGGCAACAACAGAACAGCCACCACAGCAACAACTGCCCTTTGTGGCAAGCTCCGCGATGCATCAAATGACAAACGATTTTTTGCTACTGTACGATCTCTATCAAcaacagctgctgcagcagcagcagcaacagcaatcaGACTCGCAATCACAACCGCAGCAGATCACCCCGTACGCACCAATTGCTGGTCATGCGCCGTACATACATGGGTGCTTCTATCACTGCGTACCGAATGGGGCTGATGCCAACA ATCCTGGCACGTTAGCTGTTCCGTACGATACGAGCAATCCGTACAATTCGCCGCCACCGGTTGGCGGTAATCCATATTGGCCCAACATTTGA
- the LOC120905577 gene encoding uncharacterized protein LOC120905577 produces MDSIPNQSNRTSNDETPLLQSSGNAVDEVRQLPAQEQPPLMVVNNGQQQVPGHPMPLSPIGSDLPQRQQQQVKIADLSELADSTPYTGLPEGKEPNLFGAIGTPCPPQQRHLSIPWQFVKMDAVLQLDIGIHTQDPVLPLQEVSDQYAMHANCHIKQQLTFQQQLIWSINVNGV; encoded by the exons ATGGATTCCATACCGAATCAATCGAATCGTACGAGTAATGACGAGACGCCATTACTGCAg TCTTCTGGTAATGCTGTGGATGAAGTGCGCCAGCTGCCGGCACAAGAACAGCCACCTCTGATGGTAGTGAACAATGGGCAACAGCAAGTGCCCGGACATCCGATGCCATTGTCCCCTATCGGGTCAGATTTGCCGcaaaggcagcagcaacaggtgaAGATAGCTGACCTTTCCGAGCTCGCTGATTCTACCCCGTATACAGGGCTTCCGGAAGGAAAGGAACCGAATCTGTTCGGTGCAATCGGTACTCCCTGTCCGCCACAGCAGCGCCATCTATCGATACCGTGGCAGTTTGTCAAGATGGACGCGGTTCTTCAATTGGACATTGGGATCCATACACAAGATCCTGTTTTGCCGCTGCAAGAAGTGTCTGACCAGTATGCAATGCACGCGAATTGCCATATCAAGCAGCAGCTAactttccagcagcagctgat